One genomic segment of bacterium includes these proteins:
- a CDS encoding glycosyltransferase family 4 protein: protein MKILYSCLSKSWGGMEMFTLTSIQQLLKREIKVELVCAADSRIHIEANNLGIMLHPVKASGYFHPFTVIRLALLIRQNNYSLVHTQASKDLWLIVPALKLANRKIPLFLTKQVGSFIVKKDFLHKFLYRRIRKIFAISTVIKNNIVETTPYKTDSVIIIPNGIDIQKFNPEKVDVHKVRNEFNINKDEIVIGMLARFTPGKGHEEFLFAAKELNKEYSNLRFLVVGEPSRGESEYADKIKGLAEEYKLNNIIFTGYRSDTPEVLSAIDIFAFPSHSEAFGIALVEAMAMKKSSVCSRADGVLDIAVDGETAYLFENKNADDLKKKLKLLIESKETRIRFGENARERVLKNFDIEKITERVLQIYGEEAERIS from the coding sequence ATGAAGATACTTTATTCCTGCTTATCAAAAAGCTGGGGCGGAATGGAAATGTTTACTCTTACTTCCATTCAGCAGCTGCTCAAGAGAGAAATCAAAGTTGAGCTTGTTTGTGCAGCAGACTCACGCATTCATATTGAAGCGAATAACTTAGGTATAATGCTTCACCCGGTAAAAGCCAGCGGGTATTTTCATCCGTTTACTGTTATCCGACTGGCGCTTCTCATACGACAAAATAATTACAGTCTCGTACACACTCAAGCCTCAAAAGATTTGTGGCTTATTGTTCCTGCATTGAAACTAGCTAATAGAAAAATTCCGTTATTCCTTACAAAGCAGGTCGGTTCATTTATAGTTAAAAAAGATTTTCTCCACAAATTCCTTTACAGAAGAATAAGAAAAATATTTGCCATCAGTACTGTTATTAAAAATAATATTGTTGAAACCACACCCTATAAAACCGATAGTGTTATTATAATTCCAAATGGAATTGACATACAGAAGTTTAATCCGGAAAAGGTTGATGTTCATAAAGTAAGAAATGAATTCAATATAAATAAAGATGAAATAGTGATTGGAATGCTTGCAAGATTCACTCCCGGTAAAGGCCATGAGGAATTTCTTTTCGCAGCAAAAGAATTAAATAAGGAATATTCCAATCTTCGTTTTCTTGTTGTTGGAGAACCAAGCCGTGGTGAATCAGAATATGCTGATAAAATTAAAGGACTTGCTGAAGAATATAAACTGAATAATATAATTTTCACAGGTTATCGCTCGGATACCCCGGAAGTACTTTCTGCTATTGATATATTTGCTTTCCCATCTCACTCGGAAGCTTTTGGTATTGCACTTGTAGAAGCAATGGCAATGAAAAAGTCATCCGTCTGTTCAAGAGCTGATGGTGTACTTGATATTGCAGTAGATGGAGAAACAGCTTATCTGTTCGAAAACAAAAACGCTGACGATCTCAAGAAAAAATTGAAATTGTTAATTGAATCCAAAGAAACACGGATCAGATTTGGTGAAAATGCCCGAGAAAGAGTTTTAAAGAATTTCGATATTGAAAAGATAACAGAAAGAGTTCTTCAAATTTACGGCGAAGAAGCCGAAAGAATTTCCTGA
- a CDS encoding glycosyltransferase family 2 protein — MSKANRKISAVIFSFNREVTEQLLSDLAEINSIDKIFVVSKDKFEIPAHLYHTVHPFGSNVINQIIEIAEAPYLFFINGSQQVGITEETISNFIAETEGSDSGWIYSDYYVKQNSKLVIHLLIDYQPGSVRDDFDFGYCSLVRTDIVKRHLQNLFTQQNELLYSGLYNLRLLASHQSKIARVANPLYSVNMVNDEKSANNMFAYVDPRNREVQIEMEKVFTNYLKEIGAYVDPGIKKSVNFKNKFNFEASVIIPVKNRVNTIEDAIHSALNQNAKFSFNVIVVNNHSTDGTTEKIKKIAESDDRVIHVIPTKTDLGIGGCWNEAIVHPDCGKFAVQLDSDDLYSDENTLQRIVDKFYEGNYAMVIGSYKLTDFNLNEIPPGLIDHREWTDDNGHNNALRINGFGAPRAFYTPVIREIKFPNVSYGEDYSVGLAISRQYKVGRIYEPIYLCRRWEGNTDASLSIEKQNANNFHKDSLRTKEIQLRQKINRNLQK, encoded by the coding sequence ATGAGTAAAGCTAATAGAAAAATATCAGCGGTCATCTTTTCGTTTAACAGAGAGGTTACCGAGCAGCTATTATCTGATCTTGCGGAGATTAATTCAATTGACAAAATATTTGTTGTTTCAAAAGATAAGTTTGAAATACCTGCACATCTTTATCATACTGTTCATCCTTTTGGAAGTAATGTCATCAATCAGATAATTGAAATCGCAGAGGCACCATATTTATTTTTTATTAATGGAAGCCAGCAGGTTGGGATTACAGAAGAGACAATTTCAAATTTTATAGCCGAAACAGAAGGATCAGATTCAGGATGGATTTATTCTGATTATTATGTAAAACAAAACAGCAAACTAGTTATTCACCTGCTGATCGATTATCAGCCTGGAAGTGTCCGAGATGATTTCGATTTTGGTTACTGTTCGTTAGTAAGGACAGATATAGTAAAAAGGCATTTACAAAATTTATTCACCCAGCAAAACGAATTGCTTTACTCGGGATTGTATAATTTAAGACTTTTAGCTTCTCATCAATCTAAAATAGCCAGAGTTGCAAACCCATTATATTCTGTAAATATGGTCAACGATGAAAAATCCGCAAATAATATGTTTGCTTACGTTGATCCGCGCAACAGGGAAGTGCAGATAGAAATGGAAAAAGTTTTCACAAATTATTTGAAAGAAATTGGTGCATATGTTGATCCCGGAATTAAAAAGTCAGTTAACTTTAAGAATAAATTTAATTTTGAAGCATCCGTTATAATTCCAGTTAAAAACAGAGTCAATACCATTGAAGATGCAATACACTCAGCATTGAATCAAAATGCTAAGTTCAGTTTTAATGTTATTGTAGTTAATAATCATTCTACTGACGGCACAACCGAGAAAATAAAAAAAATTGCGGAAAGTGATGACAGAGTTATTCATGTAATTCCCACGAAAACTGATCTTGGAATCGGCGGCTGCTGGAATGAAGCAATCGTTCATCCTGACTGCGGAAAGTTTGCAGTTCAGCTTGACAGTGATGATCTGTATTCAGATGAAAATACATTGCAAAGAATAGTTGATAAATTTTATGAAGGAAATTATGCAATGGTAATCGGCAGTTATAAACTAACCGATTTTAATCTGAATGAAATTCCACCGGGGTTGATTGATCATCGTGAATGGACAGATGACAACGGTCATAACAACGCATTAAGAATAAACGGATTTGGTGCGCCCCGCGCATTTTATACTCCTGTTATCAGAGAAATAAAATTTCCTAATGTAAGTTATGGTGAAGACTATTCTGTTGGATTAGCTATCTCGCGTCAATACAAAGTTGGCAGAATTTATGAGCCCATCTATCTCTGCCGGAGATGGGAAGGGAATACTGATGCTTCATTATCAATTGAGAAGCAGAATGCAAATAATTTTCATAAGGACTCGCTTCGTACCAAGGAAATTCAGTTACGTCAGAAAATAAATCGGAATTTGCAGAAATGA
- a CDS encoding DUF4922 domain-containing protein produces the protein MKLLDEKILNDSQIEFFIDNNDYSSAAEYLFNSQLKSWTLLKNNYEALKNVHLKSFWYEGFKIKVQFNLERIKSTSAKVDEDSIKNRKCFLCVENLPDEQKGLLLPDDFMLLCNPYPIFPQHFTICSVEHKPQRISKAFGELLEMTKLLSPKYSLIYNGPSCGASAPDHFHFQAGSKNFIPIENDIQQMKNDCGSIVQEEELITTSFINDGLRKIIFIESTDKSEIEKTFRVIYKVYEKLSSNTQEPMLNIVSAYDLAFGWSVIIFLRSKHRPEVFYKNEPDKLLISPAAIDLGGVVVTPREEDFHKIDKEILGQIFNEVSLDKTTFSRIEEKLKQKLN, from the coding sequence ATGAAATTACTTGATGAAAAAATATTGAACGATTCTCAGATTGAATTCTTTATTGATAACAATGACTATTCATCAGCAGCGGAATATTTGTTTAACTCGCAGTTAAAAAGTTGGACACTGCTTAAAAATAATTATGAAGCACTAAAAAATGTTCATTTAAAGTCCTTTTGGTACGAAGGGTTTAAGATAAAAGTGCAGTTTAATCTTGAAAGAATAAAATCTACATCGGCGAAAGTTGATGAGGATTCAATAAAGAATAGAAAATGTTTTCTGTGCGTGGAAAATCTTCCGGATGAACAAAAGGGATTGCTACTTCCAGATGATTTTATGTTGCTGTGCAATCCGTATCCTATTTTTCCCCAGCACTTTACGATTTGTTCTGTGGAGCATAAACCTCAGCGGATTTCAAAAGCATTTGGAGAATTGCTGGAAATGACAAAGTTACTTTCGCCCAAATATTCTCTCATATACAACGGCCCTTCTTGCGGCGCATCCGCTCCTGATCATTTTCATTTTCAAGCTGGATCAAAAAATTTCATCCCGATTGAAAATGATATCCAGCAGATGAAAAATGATTGCGGCAGTATAGTACAGGAAGAAGAACTGATAACTACTTCATTTATTAACGATGGCTTAAGAAAAATAATTTTTATTGAATCGACAGATAAATCGGAAATTGAGAAAACATTTCGGGTGATTTATAAAGTTTATGAAAAGCTTTCTAGTAATACTCAAGAACCAATGTTGAATATTGTAAGTGCGTATGATTTAGCGTTTGGCTGGAGCGTGATCATTTTTTTGAGAAGCAAGCATCGCCCGGAAGTTTTCTATAAAAACGAACCTGATAAATTATTAATCAGTCCCGCGGCAATCGACTTGGGCGGTGTTGTGGTTACTCCAAGAGAAGAAGATTTTCACAAAATTGATAAAGAAATACTCGGACAAATTTTTAACGAAGTCTCACTTGACAAAACAACATTCTCCCGAATTGAGGAAAAACTAAAACAGAAATTAAACTAA
- a CDS encoding DUF1697 domain-containing protein has product MKKFIALLRGINVSGQKQIKMSELKSLFEKTGFQDVETYIQSGNVIFSTKETSTEKLSLKISSAIKKQFGFDVQVIVVTPEEIEQALKKNPFIKKKKDTDKLYVIFLSEIPSKVSVNNLNRNDYLPEEFVIDGSCVYLFVPNGYGKAKLNNNFFENKLKVFGTTRNLKTLYALIELTKLH; this is encoded by the coding sequence ATGAAAAAGTTTATTGCATTATTGAGGGGAATAAATGTAAGCGGACAGAAGCAAATCAAAATGTCTGAGCTAAAATCTTTGTTCGAAAAAACCGGTTTTCAAGATGTTGAGACTTACATACAAAGCGGTAATGTAATTTTTTCAACTAAAGAAACTTCAACAGAAAAGCTTTCTTTGAAAATATCGTCAGCAATTAAGAAACAATTTGGATTCGATGTTCAGGTAATTGTTGTAACTCCGGAAGAGATTGAACAAGCTCTCAAAAAGAATCCTTTCATTAAGAAGAAAAAAGACACAGATAAACTTTATGTTATTTTTCTTTCTGAAATACCATCTAAAGTCAGTGTTAATAATTTAAATAGGAATGATTACTTACCGGAAGAGTTTGTAATTGATGGGAGTTGTGTCTATTTATTTGTCCCGAATGGCTATGGTAAAGCTAAGTTAAATAATAATTTCTTCGAGAATAAGCTTAAAGTCTTCGGAACAACACGAAATCTGAAAACACTTTATGCGCTGATTGAGTTAACTAAATTGCATTAA
- a CDS encoding alpha-glucosidase C-terminal domain-containing protein, whose amino-acid sequence MKNIFYLPVVILIFFSCSQNHSNRITDIIQPINLEEGIEKEIVISDLFYAPNYKLTFSPNENLVFDHDTVNNILKLKAKDGFTGLDVLQFTYENQQYYVPFKIQPRKKYLFTYKPKGKPKQVNLFGQFNSWDRSNLPMSDEDKNGIYEISIPLDPGRYEYKFFVDRKELIDPQNPVKVPNGMGDFNSVIIIDSDEEEKMYLNSLNFESDEQMKKYNYYLENHSSEIINESNIVALLDNQLINPALIKIDGNKITLMFHDDIIEGERLIRIAVRLGGKYSNIQSTKIIDGQPVNNDSPRSWHDAIIYSLMIDRFNNGDPSNDNPVKHDSLFSPANYNGGDLRGIINKINEGYFNHLGVNTFWISPIVDNTNKAYREYPPPHRYYTGYHGYWPVSLQGVEEHFGDLNLAKELVSKSHQNNIKVLLDFVANHVHEEHPLWKEHRDWFGVLELPDGRKNLRLWDEYRLTTWFEPYMPSFDYVGSKDALETMTDNAIWWLKETDADGFRHDAVKHVPNEFWRLLTKKIKEQIEAPRQTQVYQIGETFGGYDLISSYVSNGQLSSQFNFNLYDTAIPVFLDEENSFELLDNQMQKTFQVYGVNHLMGNLVSSHDKIRYLAYADGDLQINDGRASEIAWTNPPKVDNPSSYDKLKLHLAYILTIPGVPVIYYGDEIGMTGASDPDNRRMMRFDNDLNEYEKQMFKDVSKVIHSRSDHPALRHGDFLTLQADENIYAYLRSDMNERILVILNKSEKEQQVNFTLPSVYNIKTAVDIISNDTMPVNENLLSLKITAIGYRILKLN is encoded by the coding sequence ATGAAAAATATTTTTTATCTCCCAGTAGTAATTTTAATCTTTTTCAGCTGCTCACAGAATCATTCAAACAGAATTACAGATATCATCCAGCCAATAAATCTTGAAGAAGGAATTGAAAAAGAAATCGTCATCAGCGACTTATTTTATGCACCAAATTACAAGCTTACTTTTTCTCCAAATGAAAACCTGGTCTTTGATCACGACACAGTAAATAATATTCTCAAGTTAAAAGCAAAAGATGGTTTTACGGGACTGGATGTTCTGCAATTTACTTATGAGAACCAGCAGTACTATGTCCCTTTCAAAATTCAGCCAAGGAAAAAATATTTGTTTACTTACAAGCCAAAAGGCAAACCAAAACAAGTAAACCTGTTCGGACAGTTTAATAGCTGGGATAGATCGAACCTTCCGATGAGTGATGAAGATAAAAATGGAATTTATGAGATAAGCATTCCTCTCGATCCGGGAAGATATGAATACAAATTTTTTGTTGATAGGAAAGAGCTTATCGATCCGCAAAATCCGGTGAAGGTTCCGAATGGTATGGGCGATTTTAACTCGGTAATAATTATTGATTCTGATGAGGAAGAAAAAATGTATCTGAACTCACTGAATTTTGAATCCGATGAACAGATGAAAAAATATAATTACTATCTCGAAAATCATTCTTCTGAAATTATTAATGAATCGAATATCGTTGCGCTTCTTGATAATCAGTTAATCAATCCGGCTCTAATCAAAATTGACGGCAATAAAATTACTTTGATGTTCCATGATGATATAATTGAAGGTGAAAGATTGATAAGAATTGCTGTCAGGCTGGGCGGAAAGTATTCTAATATTCAATCAACAAAAATTATAGATGGTCAGCCAGTAAATAATGATTCGCCACGGAGCTGGCACGACGCAATAATTTATTCTTTGATGATCGATCGTTTTAATAATGGTGATCCTTCGAATGATAATCCCGTTAAACACGATTCGCTCTTCTCACCTGCCAATTACAATGGTGGTGATCTTCGTGGAATAATCAATAAAATAAACGAAGGATATTTCAACCATCTGGGTGTAAATACTTTCTGGATTTCACCGATTGTTGATAATACAAATAAAGCGTACCGTGAATATCCGCCGCCGCACAGATATTACACAGGTTATCACGGCTACTGGCCTGTTTCGCTACAAGGTGTTGAAGAACATTTCGGTGATTTGAATCTTGCCAAAGAACTGGTAAGCAAATCGCATCAGAATAATATTAAAGTCCTGCTTGATTTTGTTGCAAACCACGTTCACGAGGAGCATCCTTTATGGAAAGAGCATAGAGATTGGTTTGGAGTGCTTGAACTTCCTGACGGAAGAAAAAATCTTCGTCTCTGGGATGAATACCGTTTAACAACGTGGTTTGAACCATATATGCCGTCTTTTGATTATGTCGGTTCAAAAGATGCTCTTGAAACAATGACCGATAACGCAATCTGGTGGCTGAAAGAAACTGATGCTGATGGATTCAGGCACGATGCAGTAAAACATGTTCCAAATGAGTTCTGGAGATTACTAACAAAAAAGATTAAAGAACAAATCGAAGCACCTCGGCAAACCCAGGTTTACCAGATTGGTGAAACTTTCGGCGGATATGATCTTATCAGTTCGTACGTAAGTAACGGACAGCTTAGCTCACAGTTCAATTTTAATTTGTACGATACGGCAATTCCTGTTTTTCTTGATGAAGAAAATTCATTTGAACTGCTTGATAACCAGATGCAAAAAACTTTTCAGGTTTATGGTGTGAATCATTTGATGGGAAACCTTGTCAGCAGTCACGATAAAATCCGTTATTTGGCCTACGCTGATGGCGATCTTCAAATTAATGATGGAAGAGCGAGCGAAATTGCATGGACAAATCCACCGAAAGTCGATAATCCATCAAGTTATGACAAGCTCAAGCTCCATCTTGCATACATTTTAACAATTCCGGGAGTGCCTGTAATTTATTACGGCGATGAAATCGGAATGACCGGTGCTTCCGATCCGGATAACAGACGGATGATGAGATTCGATAACGATTTGAATGAATATGAAAAACAAATGTTCAAAGATGTGAGCAAAGTAATTCATTCACGAAGCGATCATCCGGCACTGCGGCACGGAGATTTTCTCACACTACAGGCAGATGAAAATATTTATGCTTATCTGAGATCAGATATGAATGAAAGAATCCTAGTTATTCTCAATAAGAGTGAAAAAGAACAGCAAGTTAATTTTACACTCCCATCAGTTTACAATATAAAAACTGCTGTTGATATTATTTCAAATGATACAATGCCTGTAAACGAAAACTTACTTTCACTGAAAATTACAGCTATTGGCTATAGGATACTGAAATTAAACTGA
- a CDS encoding HU family DNA-binding protein, with translation MAKSMTKSQIIAHLAAKTKTTKKVSAQFLDELVKLSYKEAKREFVFPGLGKLKVAQRNQRMGRNPATGESIVIPARKVLKFRVSKAAKDAILK, from the coding sequence ATGGCTAAATCAATGACGAAGAGTCAAATTATTGCTCATCTTGCTGCAAAGACAAAAACAACAAAAAAAGTTTCGGCTCAGTTCTTGGATGAGCTCGTAAAACTCTCATACAAAGAAGCAAAGAGAGAGTTTGTATTTCCAGGACTTGGAAAGCTTAAAGTCGCTCAGAGAAACCAGAGAATGGGAAGAAATCCCGCCACAGGCGAATCGATTGTAATCCCAGCAAGAAAAGTTTTGAAATTCAGAGTATCAAAAGCTGCCAAGGATGCAATCCTGAAGTAA